A window of the Thermococcus sp. M39 genome harbors these coding sequences:
- a CDS encoding DUF5615 family PIN-like protein yields the protein MSLRFLLDENVPLSVKKFLESKGYHAVYVPKGAKDSEVAKIAKNTNSILLTRDSDFANTLMYPPHEFPGIILLKTHPPVPKDMIESLEFVLENLKEEFKGKLIIATKEGFKVIEV from the coding sequence ATGTCGTTAAGGTTTCTACTTGATGAGAATGTCCCACTATCAGTCAAGAAATTCCTAGAATCCAAGGGTTATCATGCAGTGTATGTCCCTAAAGGAGCCAAAGATTCAGAAGTTGCAAAAATAGCCAAGAATACAAATTCAATCCTTCTGACTCGTGATTCTGATTTTGCCAACACTCTAATGTATCCCCCACACGAGTTCCCCGGGATCATTCTTCTCAAAACACATCCTCCAGTCCCCAAAGACATGATTGAAAGCTTAGAATTTGTCCTTGAAAATCTCAAAGAAGAATTTAAAGGAAAACTGATTATTGCAACAAAAGAGGGATTCAAAGTTATTGAAGTCTGA
- a CDS encoding DUF917 domain-containing protein, which yields MQTIDNEITLDEEDLADIIRGSTVLGCGGGGSPKNGWRLIKKELKKGKEFKLISINKIPNHKRTVSVYFVGPINGDRKYRNLAAEALIELESFLNEEFFAIIPTEMGGNSTAVALSTAARLGIPTVDGDMAGRAVPELHHSVYYLHGHKMTPFSVVTLHGDVMIVPKIKDDINAEKLVRSIVSSIKSKVGVASHPIKGKISKEILIRDSLSYALKLGKILREKDDWILKFLKEGGFLLFKGECIFLKWKNENGFTVGEVELQGIDEFKGESYRIWFKNENIISWRNNQIDVTVPDLITILTIEGEPVINSELKAGREYVVFGFKAPKVWRSPKGLKILGPRHFGFNVKYIPIEKRKIKAQRLTHHSRMSVQL from the coding sequence ATGCAAACAATTGACAACGAAATAACGCTAGATGAGGAGGATTTAGCAGATATAATAAGAGGAAGTACTGTGCTAGGATGCGGGGGCGGTGGTAGTCCAAAGAATGGATGGAGGCTTATTAAAAAAGAACTCAAAAAAGGAAAAGAGTTCAAGCTTATTAGTATCAATAAAATCCCTAACCACAAGAGAACTGTGAGCGTATATTTTGTAGGGCCAATTAATGGAGACAGGAAATATAGAAATTTGGCAGCAGAAGCACTTATAGAGCTTGAAAGCTTTTTAAATGAAGAATTCTTTGCCATTATCCCAACTGAAATGGGAGGAAATAGTACAGCTGTTGCCCTTTCAACTGCAGCAAGACTTGGAATCCCAACAGTTGATGGGGACATGGCAGGAAGAGCCGTCCCAGAGCTTCACCACTCTGTTTATTATCTTCATGGACATAAAATGACCCCTTTTTCTGTAGTTACCCTCCATGGAGACGTTATGATAGTTCCGAAAATTAAAGATGACATAAACGCTGAGAAACTTGTTAGAAGTATTGTTTCATCAATCAAGTCCAAAGTTGGAGTTGCTTCCCATCCAATAAAAGGGAAGATTTCTAAAGAAATTTTGATTAGGGACAGCTTAAGCTATGCACTGAAGCTTGGAAAAATACTGAGAGAAAAAGACGATTGGATTCTGAAATTTTTAAAAGAGGGAGGATTTCTTCTTTTTAAAGGAGAGTGCATTTTTCTAAAGTGGAAAAATGAAAATGGTTTTACAGTTGGGGAAGTTGAACTCCAAGGAATTGATGAATTTAAGGGAGAATCTTACAGGATATGGTTCAAAAATGAGAACATAATCTCATGGAGGAACAATCAGATTGATGTTACAGTTCCAGATTTGATAACCATACTAACAATAGAAGGAGAACCAGTTATAAATTCTGAACTAAAAGCTGGAAGAGAGTATGTGGTATTCGGATTCAAAGCACCAAAGGTTTGGAGAAGCCCAAAAGGACTAAAAATCTTAGGGCCGCGACATTTTGGATTTAATGTCAAGTACATACCGATAGAGAAAAGAAAAATTAAAGCTCAAAGACTAACTCACCATTCACGTATGTCTGTTCAACTCTGA
- a CDS encoding translation initiation factor IF-2B subunit alpha (eIF-2BA; catalyzes the binding of GTP to IF2): MLPQEVQAIIDEMKAERIRGASYLAKRGAEAYLKLAELLTGEELFEALKEMCNEIISVNPTMASLYNLIRFIPLTNNPEFVRAKAEEFIKLSEEAKREIGNIGSELIDENEVIITHSFSSTVFEILKAAKMKGKHFKVILTESAPDYEGLALAKELEKLDISFEVITDAQLGLFAKKATLALVGADNITRDGCVVNKAGTYLLALACHDNGVPFYVAAESFKVHPELKAEEVEIVERKFKRNHFLIRNYLFDITPWKYVRGIITELGILVPPKEV, from the coding sequence ATGCTCCCCCAAGAAGTCCAAGCCATCATCGACGAGATGAAAGCCGAACGAATTCGAGGGGCAAGCTACTTAGCCAAAAGAGGTGCCGAAGCTTACCTAAAGCTTGCTGAGCTTTTGACTGGAGAAGAGCTTTTTGAGGCTTTGAAGGAGATGTGCAATGAAATTATTAGTGTAAATCCCACGATGGCTTCTCTCTACAACTTGATTCGTTTTATTCCTTTGACAAACAATCCAGAGTTCGTTAGAGCAAAAGCCGAGGAGTTTATAAAGCTTAGTGAAGAAGCAAAAAGGGAGATTGGTAATATAGGAAGCGAGCTAATTGATGAAAACGAGGTAATAATCACACACTCTTTCTCTTCAACAGTTTTTGAGATTTTAAAGGCAGCAAAGATGAAGGGTAAGCACTTTAAGGTAATTCTCACGGAGAGTGCTCCGGATTATGAGGGTCTCGCTTTGGCAAAAGAGCTTGAGAAGCTCGATATTTCATTTGAGGTTATTACCGATGCCCAGCTTGGGCTCTTTGCAAAGAAAGCGACTTTAGCGTTAGTTGGGGCTGATAATATAACCAGAGATGGTTGCGTGGTAAACAAAGCCGGCACGTATCTTCTAGCGTTAGCTTGTCATGATAATGGTGTTCCTTTTTACGTTGCGGCTGAGAGTTTCAAGGTTCATCCAGAACTTAAGGCTGAGGAAGTTGAGATCGTGGAAAGAAAATTCAAGAGAAACCACTTTCTGATAAGGAACTACCTCTTTGATATAACACCTTGGAAGTATGTGAGAGGGATTATTACGGAACTTGGGATTTTGGTGCCGCCAAAAGAGGTTTAG
- the wtpC gene encoding tungstate ABC transporter ATP-binding protein WtpC has translation MLRVENVSKDWKEFKLRNISFEVNRGEYFIILGPSGAGKTLLLEVIAGIFIPDSGRIFMNDEDITFLPPEKRDLAYIPQNYALFPHMRVYDNIAYGLKLRKIPKVEIERKVKEIAEILGISHLLHRNPKTLSGGEAQRVAIARALVLEPELLLLDEPFANLDVQTRAKLIQEMKRWRKELSFTALHVTHSFEEAVSLGDRVGIMLNGKLIQTGEVREVFGKPKNEEVARFLGFENIIEGIAEGRILKANGILVELPIEARGKVRIGIRPEDIIISNEPIKTSARNEFKAKVLAIEDLGSLIRLTLDIGGIELKAFITRSSLIEMGIKEGKEVYVSFKATAIHVF, from the coding sequence ATGCTTAGGGTCGAAAACGTGAGCAAAGATTGGAAAGAGTTTAAGCTCAGAAACATAAGCTTCGAAGTCAACAGGGGTGAATACTTCATAATTCTAGGCCCAAGCGGTGCTGGGAAAACTCTTCTTCTTGAAGTTATCGCTGGAATTTTCATCCCAGACTCTGGGAGGATTTTTATGAACGATGAAGACATAACTTTCTTACCTCCAGAAAAGAGAGATTTAGCTTACATACCTCAAAATTATGCGCTCTTCCCCCATATGAGAGTTTACGACAATATCGCTTACGGATTAAAGCTGAGAAAAATTCCCAAGGTAGAGATCGAGAGAAAGGTTAAAGAGATTGCAGAAATCCTTGGGATTTCTCATCTTTTACATAGGAATCCAAAAACGCTGAGTGGAGGTGAGGCGCAGAGGGTTGCAATAGCTAGAGCTTTGGTTTTAGAGCCTGAACTTCTCCTTCTTGATGAGCCTTTTGCAAATCTTGATGTCCAAACAAGGGCTAAGCTGATTCAAGAGATGAAGCGCTGGAGGAAAGAGCTCAGCTTTACAGCTCTGCACGTTACCCATTCCTTCGAAGAGGCTGTCAGCTTGGGAGACAGAGTTGGAATAATGCTAAACGGAAAACTCATTCAAACAGGAGAAGTCAGAGAAGTGTTTGGAAAACCAAAGAATGAAGAAGTTGCAAGATTCCTTGGCTTTGAGAACATAATTGAGGGGATTGCAGAGGGCAGAATTCTGAAAGCAAATGGGATTCTAGTTGAACTGCCAATAGAAGCCAGAGGAAAGGTTAGAATCGGCATAAGGCCTGAGGACATAATCATATCAAATGAACCTATAAAAACCTCTGCAAGGAATGAGTTTAAAGCCAAGGTTTTGGCAATTGAGGATTTGGGCTCGCTAATTAGATTAACTCTTGATATCGGTGGAATTGAGCTTAAAGCTTTCATAACCCGCTCCTCTCTGATTGAGATGGGAATTAAGGAAGGAAAAGAGGTTTATGTCAGCTTTAAAGCAACGGCAATTCATGTGTTCTAA
- a CDS encoding Gfo/Idh/MocA family protein produces MRIALIGAGSMGQLHLKVMKMANVEIAGVCDIKQEILEKVKAEYKVPVYTNYKEMLENESPDGVIIATPPHLHREQALYALRNGFHVLLEKPMGADIYDARAIYRKAKGTNKLMVAFSLRFHGLFMKVKDYLDNELGDVLFQWHIALGRTPRNEWIKDKGKSGGMINENAVHVIYYFLWYAGDIKKVYGRCWTLEEDATIEDNAVATFVHKSGAISTLMQTWTAQHRWRKWGLQATNGTVTVDGYLGGDYRISKREMQILEEGNFSEPVEEMYLRQLKHFLECIENGTKPVVNEVDGLKVHKAVSALYRASKSDKQITI; encoded by the coding sequence ATGAGAATTGCTCTCATCGGTGCCGGAAGCATGGGGCAGTTGCATTTGAAAGTCATGAAAATGGCAAACGTGGAAATAGCAGGAGTTTGCGACATCAAGCAAGAGATCCTTGAAAAAGTGAAAGCAGAGTACAAAGTTCCAGTTTATACAAATTATAAAGAGATGCTTGAGAATGAGAGCCCAGATGGAGTAATAATTGCAACACCTCCCCATCTGCACAGAGAACAAGCTTTATATGCCTTGAGAAATGGATTCCACGTTCTCCTTGAAAAGCCCATGGGCGCTGATATTTATGACGCAAGAGCAATCTACAGGAAAGCCAAAGGAACGAATAAACTCATGGTGGCGTTTAGCCTTAGATTCCATGGACTTTTCATGAAGGTAAAGGATTATCTGGACAACGAGCTTGGAGATGTTCTCTTCCAGTGGCATATAGCTTTAGGAAGGACTCCTAGGAATGAGTGGATAAAAGACAAAGGAAAAAGTGGCGGAATGATAAATGAAAACGCAGTGCATGTAATTTATTATTTCCTCTGGTACGCTGGAGACATAAAGAAAGTCTACGGAAGATGCTGGACTCTTGAAGAAGATGCCACGATAGAGGATAATGCTGTAGCAACTTTTGTCCATAAGAGTGGAGCCATTTCAACATTAATGCAGACATGGACCGCTCAGCACAGATGGAGAAAATGGGGACTGCAAGCTACCAATGGAACTGTTACGGTTGATGGATATCTTGGAGGGGACTACAGAATTTCAAAAAGAGAGATGCAAATCCTTGAAGAGGGCAACTTTAGCGAACCCGTTGAAGAAATGTATCTGAGACAGTTAAAGCACTTCCTTGAATGCATTGAAAATGGTACAAAGCCAGTGGTTAATGAAGTTGATGGCTTGAAAGTTCATAAAGCAGTGAGCGCATTGTATAGGGCCTCAAAGAGTGACAAGCAGATAACAATTTAA
- a CDS encoding molybdopterin-binding protein, with the protein MFAEILTIGDELLTGHTVDSNSAYIAQKLTEKGYWVRRKTTVGDDVEEIKAVIREILSRRPSVLIISGGLGPTHDDVTMLAVAEALGKKLVLRRDCLKRIEEFYHELYEKGLIDDPNLNEARKKMAHLPEGAEALRNTEGAAPGAYIEHDGVKIFVLPGMPREMKAMLENEVLPKLGERKFVQRKLVAEITDESKLAPILNETLEKFPVRIHSSPKGFGKYIGIILFGEDEEIIEKAKKFMEEKGIRFEEGW; encoded by the coding sequence GTGTTCGCTGAAATCCTTACGATTGGTGATGAGCTCTTAACTGGACACACCGTTGACAGCAACTCCGCTTACATTGCTCAAAAATTAACAGAGAAGGGTTACTGGGTGAGGAGAAAAACGACTGTGGGAGATGATGTTGAGGAGATAAAAGCTGTAATCAGGGAGATACTCTCAAGAAGACCTTCTGTGCTGATTATTTCTGGAGGATTGGGACCGACACATGATGATGTTACTATGCTTGCCGTGGCAGAGGCTTTAGGCAAAAAGCTCGTTTTGAGAAGGGATTGTTTAAAGAGAATTGAGGAATTTTACCATGAGCTTTATGAGAAAGGTCTCATAGATGATCCAAACTTAAACGAGGCTAGAAAAAAGATGGCTCACCTTCCTGAAGGTGCCGAAGCATTGAGGAATACGGAAGGTGCTGCCCCAGGAGCTTACATCGAGCATGACGGCGTTAAAATCTTTGTGCTGCCCGGGATGCCGAGGGAAATGAAGGCTATGCTTGAGAACGAAGTTCTCCCAAAGCTTGGCGAGAGGAAATTCGTTCAGAGAAAGCTGGTGGCAGAAATTACAGATGAATCAAAGCTTGCTCCAATTTTGAATGAGACCCTCGAGAAGTTTCCCGTGAGGATTCACTCCTCACCGAAGGGCTTTGGAAAATATATTGGCATAATTCTCTTTGGTGAAGATGAAGAGATCATAGAAAAGGCTAAAAAGTTCATGGAGGAAAAAGGGATAAGATTTGAGGAAGGCTGGTGA
- a CDS encoding phosphorylating glyceraldehyde-3-phosphate dehydrogenase, translated as MKVKVGINGYGTIGKRVAYAITKQDDMTLIGVTKTKPDFEAYRAKELGIPVYAASEEFLPRFEKVGFEVAGTLEDLLQKVDVIVDATPGGMGAKNKPIYEKYGVKAVFQGGEKADVAEVSFVAQANYEKALGKSYVRVVSCNTTGLTRTLSAIQEYIDYVYAVMIRRAADPNDIKRGPINAIKPTVEVPSHHGPDVQTVIPINIETTAFVVPTTIMHVHSIMVELKKPITREDVIDIFENTTRVLLFEKAKGFESTAQLIEFARDLHREWNNLYEIAVWKESINVKGNRLFYIQAVHQESDVVPENIDAIRAMFELADKWESIEKTNKSLGILK; from the coding sequence GTGAAAGTTAAGGTGGGAATTAACGGTTACGGGACAATAGGGAAAAGAGTAGCTTATGCTATCACAAAGCAAGATGATATGACACTTATAGGTGTAACAAAGACAAAGCCAGACTTCGAAGCTTACAGGGCAAAGGAGCTCGGCATTCCAGTATATGCAGCATCAGAGGAATTCTTGCCAAGATTTGAAAAAGTAGGTTTTGAAGTTGCCGGAACTTTAGAAGACTTGCTTCAGAAGGTTGACGTTATCGTTGATGCGACTCCAGGAGGAATGGGAGCAAAGAATAAGCCAATTTATGAAAAGTACGGAGTTAAAGCAGTGTTTCAAGGTGGAGAAAAGGCTGATGTTGCAGAGGTTTCCTTTGTTGCTCAGGCAAACTATGAAAAAGCTCTCGGGAAGAGCTACGTTAGGGTTGTTTCATGCAACACAACCGGATTAACAAGGACGCTAAGTGCGATTCAAGAGTACATTGACTACGTTTACGCTGTGATGATTAGAAGAGCCGCTGATCCAAATGACATTAAGAGAGGTCCGATCAATGCAATAAAGCCAACCGTTGAAGTTCCATCTCATCACGGTCCCGATGTTCAAACAGTTATTCCAATAAACATTGAGACGACAGCTTTTGTTGTGCCGACTACAATAATGCACGTCCACTCAATAATGGTCGAGCTGAAGAAACCAATTACGAGGGAGGATGTAATTGATATCTTTGAAAACACCACGAGGGTTCTGCTGTTTGAGAAAGCGAAAGGCTTTGAGAGCACTGCCCAGCTGATAGAGTTCGCTCGTGATCTGCACAGAGAGTGGAACAACCTCTACGAAATAGCTGTCTGGAAGGAGAGCATAAACGTTAAGGGCAACAGGCTGTTCTACATTCAGGCAGTTCATCAGGAGAGCGACGTTGTGCCAGAGAACATTGACGCAATCAGAGCAATGTTTGAGCTTGCAGACAAGTGGGAGAGCATAGAGAAGACCAACAAGAGCTTAGGAATTTTGAAGTGA
- a CDS encoding aromatic amino acid transport family protein translates to MRKLSLAEASAILIGTQIGAGVLGLPYALKDTGLLGIIIVIATGLLTLLTALFVLDLAAHSDGTLSKIAEVYLGKVGGYLMFLSISVLSYGALIAYIAGSGDILSSLFGINEKAGALIFWFVMSLIVFLGLKASGEAELLLNFLLLGALTLAIALVIPKADVSNLTKIDYSAITKGIGVAVFAYVSHMVVPEMLKGLGDVKRTTRAVLIGYLVPMVFYAFFVLAFVGAFGPKTPELATSALEQLYGSLGKILGLVLPLAAISTSYIGIGLAQMDNMKEIFSIKRSHAWLLTVIPPLLIYFAGLNSFVNALWMAGTFGGLLYAGILPTVMYIKAKKIHKKQYLPIPYGFAYLSGLVFFLVFIYSILSV, encoded by the coding sequence ATGAGGAAGCTGAGTTTGGCAGAAGCGAGTGCAATCTTAATCGGAACTCAAATTGGAGCGGGAGTTTTGGGTTTGCCTTATGCTCTAAAGGATACCGGACTTTTGGGGATTATCATTGTTATTGCAACGGGATTGTTAACATTGCTCACAGCGCTGTTTGTTCTTGATTTAGCCGCTCACAGCGATGGAACTCTCTCTAAGATTGCCGAGGTCTATTTAGGAAAGGTTGGAGGATATTTGATGTTTTTAAGCATTTCTGTTCTGAGCTATGGAGCTTTGATCGCTTACATAGCTGGTAGCGGGGACATTCTTTCCTCTCTCTTTGGTATTAATGAGAAAGCTGGCGCTCTAATATTCTGGTTTGTAATGAGCTTGATAGTCTTTCTTGGCTTAAAAGCATCTGGAGAGGCTGAGCTTCTGCTGAACTTCCTTTTACTAGGTGCTCTAACCCTTGCAATAGCACTTGTTATTCCCAAAGCTGATGTCTCAAACTTAACGAAGATTGATTATTCAGCTATAACAAAGGGCATTGGTGTTGCTGTATTTGCCTATGTGAGCCATATGGTTGTTCCAGAGATGCTAAAAGGTTTGGGAGATGTGAAGAGGACCACAAGGGCTGTTCTGATTGGATACCTTGTTCCAATGGTGTTTTATGCTTTCTTCGTGCTTGCATTTGTTGGTGCTTTTGGGCCAAAGACTCCAGAGTTAGCCACCTCAGCCCTTGAGCAGCTCTACGGTAGTTTAGGTAAAATTTTGGGCTTAGTTCTTCCATTGGCTGCAATAAGCACGAGCTACATTGGAATTGGTTTGGCTCAGATGGACAACATGAAAGAGATATTCAGCATTAAAAGGTCTCATGCATGGCTTTTAACTGTGATTCCACCGTTGCTCATATACTTTGCTGGGCTGAACAGCTTTGTAAATGCCCTCTGGATGGCTGGAACCTTCGGCGGCTTGCTTTATGCAGGGATTCTACCAACAGTGATGTATATAAAAGCGAAAAAGATCCACAAAAAGCAGTATCTCCCAATACCTTACGGGTTTGCTTATCTCTCTGGACTTGTGTTCTTTTTGGTGTTTATCTACTCGATTTTATCTGTGTAA
- the wtpA gene encoding tungstate ABC transporter substrate-binding protein WtpA — protein MKRLLALITLGVLILGVVASGCIGGGTETSEKASPTSSATQTELKKATLKIFHAGSLSEPLKDVGEAFKEYVKENLGYDVEIQAEASGSVMAVRKVTDLHKTADIVAVADYTLIPQLLVPNYTDFYVLFATNEIVIAFTDKSKYADEINSDNWYEILARPDVKFGFSDPNQDPCGYRSVMVMKLADIYYGKQIFETLVEKNTNIYAEGNHVIAPKEIQVKSDKVVIRPKETDLTGLVESGSLDYYFIYKSVAMQHHLKFIELPKEINLKDFTLADYYGQVSITLGSTGKTIKAKPIVYGVTVLKDAPNRELALQYLRFMLGEKGKEIFAENYQDFIWPPVAFGNVPDEIKDEVKIEG, from the coding sequence ATGAAAAGGCTGTTAGCTTTAATCACACTTGGGGTTCTGATTCTGGGAGTTGTTGCAAGCGGCTGCATAGGTGGAGGTACTGAAACAAGTGAAAAAGCTTCCCCAACGTCATCAGCAACACAAACAGAGCTCAAAAAAGCAACTTTAAAGATTTTTCACGCCGGTTCTCTGAGTGAGCCCCTTAAAGACGTTGGCGAGGCATTCAAAGAATATGTCAAGGAGAATCTTGGCTATGACGTGGAGATCCAAGCAGAGGCAAGCGGAAGTGTTATGGCAGTTAGGAAAGTTACAGATCTGCACAAAACAGCTGATATCGTGGCTGTTGCGGATTATACATTGATACCTCAGCTCTTAGTTCCAAATTACACTGATTTTTACGTCCTCTTCGCTACAAATGAGATTGTCATTGCGTTCACAGACAAGAGTAAATATGCTGATGAAATCAACTCAGACAACTGGTACGAAATCTTGGCAAGGCCTGATGTTAAGTTTGGCTTCAGCGATCCCAACCAGGATCCCTGCGGATACAGAAGTGTAATGGTCATGAAATTAGCTGACATCTATTACGGAAAGCAGATATTTGAGACACTTGTTGAGAAGAACACAAACATCTACGCAGAAGGCAATCATGTAATTGCTCCTAAGGAGATACAGGTTAAAAGTGATAAGGTCGTTATAAGACCAAAGGAAACTGATTTAACGGGTTTAGTTGAATCTGGCTCTCTTGACTATTACTTCATCTACAAGAGCGTTGCAATGCAGCACCACCTTAAGTTCATTGAGTTGCCAAAGGAGATAAACCTAAAGGACTTCACTTTGGCTGACTATTATGGACAAGTCAGCATAACTTTAGGCTCAACAGGAAAGACCATTAAAGCAAAGCCAATTGTCTACGGTGTCACTGTTCTCAAAGATGCTCCCAACAGAGAGCTTGCACTGCAGTACCTCCGCTTCATGCTGGGCGAGAAGGGCAAGGAAATCTTTGCGGAGAACTATCAGGACTTCATATGGCCACCAGTGGCATTTGGAAATGTTCCAGATGAGATTAAGGACGAGGTGAAGATTGAAGGCTAA
- a CDS encoding sugar phosphate isomerase/epimerase, producing the protein MKFGINCWSFPKTFSIEEALKAAKEIGYVGYEVGLALEDLEHFGKDEFKTKFKTIKETSESVDIEIPSVATGLFWRFNPITDKENALKVVKAECEAASLLGAELILIVPGVGVPSLAYEKHFEKASEFVKEASKIAEEYGVKIGLENVWNRVFAGPLEFKQFLDEINCENVGAYFDVGNTIPHSLPEHWIRVLRDKILQVHVKDFNLVELKFGIPLSGSVNWSEVRKALEEVKYDGYILPEVPPYLADPVKAAEDSFTSLKKIFG; encoded by the coding sequence ATGAAATTTGGAATTAACTGTTGGAGCTTTCCGAAAACATTTTCAATAGAAGAAGCCCTCAAAGCTGCAAAAGAAATTGGCTATGTTGGTTATGAGGTCGGATTAGCATTAGAGGACCTTGAGCATTTTGGAAAAGACGAATTCAAGACCAAGTTTAAAACAATCAAAGAAACTTCCGAAAGCGTGGACATAGAGATACCCAGTGTTGCAACTGGCTTGTTCTGGCGCTTCAATCCTATCACAGACAAAGAAAACGCCTTGAAAGTCGTCAAAGCAGAATGTGAGGCAGCATCACTTTTAGGGGCAGAGCTTATACTAATTGTTCCCGGAGTTGGAGTTCCAAGCTTGGCCTATGAAAAGCACTTTGAAAAGGCATCAGAATTCGTAAAAGAAGCTTCAAAAATTGCAGAGGAATACGGGGTTAAGATAGGACTGGAGAATGTGTGGAACAGAGTTTTTGCGGGGCCATTAGAGTTCAAGCAATTCTTAGACGAAATAAACTGTGAGAATGTTGGGGCCTATTTTGATGTAGGCAACACAATACCTCACTCACTGCCAGAGCACTGGATAAGAGTTCTTAGAGACAAGATACTCCAAGTTCACGTTAAGGACTTTAACTTAGTCGAACTTAAGTTTGGAATTCCTCTCAGCGGGAGCGTCAACTGGAGTGAGGTTAGAAAAGCTCTTGAAGAAGTGAAATATGACGGGTACATCCTTCCAGAAGTGCCGCCATACTTAGCAGATCCCGTTAAAGCCGCTGAAGACTCATTCACCTCTCTAAAAAAGATATTCGGGTGA
- the wtpB gene encoding tungstate ABC transporter permease WtpB: MKRDYVTAFFALIGTFLVLYILLPLVVIISKQLFDWEMLVKALHDELVLDSLKNSLLTSTATMIISLFFGVPLGYILARKDFRGKSFVQAVVDVPIVIPHSVVGIMLLVTFSNRILDSYLGIIMVMLFVSAPFTINAARDGFLAVDEKLEHVARTLGASKLKAFFTISLPLALPSIFSGAIMTWARAISEVGAILIVAYYPKTAQVLVMEYFNNYGLRASRPISVILIILSLGIFVVLRWLVGRSRNA; encoded by the coding sequence ATGAAGCGCGACTATGTAACAGCATTCTTTGCTCTGATTGGAACGTTCCTCGTGCTGTATATTCTTCTACCATTAGTTGTTATCATAAGTAAGCAACTCTTCGATTGGGAGATGCTTGTAAAAGCACTCCATGATGAGCTTGTTTTGGATTCTCTTAAAAACTCCCTCCTAACATCAACAGCTACAATGATAATTTCCCTTTTCTTCGGTGTTCCTCTCGGCTATATCCTTGCGAGAAAAGATTTCAGGGGCAAAAGCTTTGTTCAAGCTGTTGTTGATGTTCCGATTGTAATCCCTCACTCTGTTGTTGGTATCATGCTCCTCGTGACCTTTTCAAACAGGATTCTCGACAGCTATCTGGGGATAATAATGGTGATGCTTTTTGTCTCTGCACCGTTTACGATAAATGCTGCCCGTGATGGATTTTTGGCTGTTGATGAAAAGCTCGAGCATGTAGCAAGAACTTTAGGAGCCTCAAAGCTTAAAGCATTCTTTACAATCAGCTTGCCTTTAGCGTTGCCTTCAATCTTTAGCGGTGCCATAATGACATGGGCAAGGGCAATAAGTGAGGTTGGAGCCATCTTAATTGTTGCTTACTATCCAAAAACAGCTCAAGTTTTAGTTATGGAGTACTTCAACAACTATGGACTGAGAGCTTCGAGGCCGATCTCTGTGATTTTAATAATATTAAGCTTGGGCATATTCGTTGTTTTGAGATGGCTCGTGGGGAGGTCGAGAAATGCTTAG
- a CDS encoding Lrp/AsnC family transcriptional regulator → MVNKNEARYKKELEFFKEILKDYLDEIDILIWLALRDDGRISDTDLAKIANVSVPTARRRRLALEEKGIIKVRGFLVFDKLKLASADVLIKLKPGCSAEAVKDFITKALEEPRIYEVSEYIGEYDFLFRFFEKDFRTLKEKIEEFMLESNVVSHYTILANVYTPKLFSELINSSSK, encoded by the coding sequence TTGGTAAACAAAAATGAGGCAAGGTATAAGAAAGAGCTTGAATTTTTTAAAGAGATTCTCAAGGACTACCTCGACGAAATCGATATTCTAATTTGGCTGGCTTTAAGAGATGACGGAAGAATCTCTGATACAGATTTGGCAAAGATAGCCAATGTCTCAGTACCAACTGCAAGAAGGAGGAGACTGGCATTAGAGGAGAAAGGGATAATCAAAGTCAGAGGGTTCTTAGTGTTTGACAAATTAAAGCTAGCATCAGCAGATGTTCTAATTAAGCTTAAACCTGGCTGTTCTGCCGAGGCGGTAAAGGATTTCATTACAAAAGCCTTGGAAGAGCCCAGGATATACGAAGTCAGCGAATATATTGGTGAGTACGATTTCCTCTTCAGGTTCTTTGAGAAGGACTTTAGAACATTAAAGGAGAAAATCGAGGAGTTCATGCTCGAAAGCAATGTCGTCAGCCACTACACAATTCTTGCAAACGTTTATACTCCTAAACTGTTCTCTGAGCTGATAAACTCTTCATCAAAGTGA